Within Prinia subflava isolate CZ2003 ecotype Zambia chromosome 10, Cam_Psub_1.2, whole genome shotgun sequence, the genomic segment cagggcagagccccccgttcctgctgcccacgctggggctcagcccagggcacggggggctctgggctggggcagctccagctctcccccacagcagccccaagCCCTTCTCCCAGGggtttcctctgctcctccccagcctggatCACCCCGGGGGTTGCCTCgacccaggtgcagcagcagcacttggtcttgttgaaTTTCATGAGATTCCCTTGAGCTGCTTCCCGAGCCTGGCTGGGTCCCTCTGTCCAcgccagggcagtgccaggctgggcaggaccCCGTGTGGGCTCCAGGTGAAgtcagagctgccctgctcgtcctgccaggctgctctgggagcccCTACTCCAACAGCACCTCGTGACCTTGAGAGTTAAAAATAGCCACAGCCtgattgttatttttttatgttacaCTTGGCCTGTGTAGATAATAATTATGCTATTACTAATTAGGAAATGACACAGCTTTGTGAGGCTCCTCTTAATAGAAAACAGCAGCCctagagaaaaaacaaacacacacacacacacacacacacacacacacacacacacatacatacatatatatatatatatgtatattacaCCCActcccccagcctgcccccactttttatgaagaaaacagctggtggaaatatttatttctctatCAGCCCTACCTGCAGGAGCACCCACCCTCTTGACAGAGGAGGAATTTAGGATATGTCACATGTTCCACCAAAGTTGCCtcagctcagggagctgcagtcCAGCTGGAACTGTGGTTGTAGCTTGGGGACTGCTGgcatttttctgctggaaattgGCTTAAGGGCAACAGAGTAATTGCAGGAGGTAAACAGAGTGTcagagagtcacagaatggtttgggttggaagggaccttaaaggtcatggagttccagctgcctgccatgggcaggagtACAGAGGTTCAGGATTTACTGCTCTGGCTTTTAAGGTTGAGGATTAAAACAAAAGTATGTTCATAATCCATTATGTGAGACCCACAGTTACTCCATGGGTTAAATTTGGCAGGAGGGGACTTCAGTGGTGTTTTTTGCCATCTGCAATCTCAGTTTCACACCAAAAAGCAGATGGATCTGTGCCATCCTCAGAGCAGGTGTGTGCCACAGGGAAACACTTTCGAATAAGGAATTCCACTGAATTAATGCTTTGGcatttttaaatggcttacAATATTTCTGGGTTTGGGGTACAGCTGTTCCCTCTGAAAGGGCAGAAACACACTTGGGAAAAGCCCTCCTTGGCTTGGAGACATCAGAGGAAGCAGACTGCCTTCCATGGCTGGGAAAGGCTGTTGGGAAAGGCCaggctgagagaggaaaaagccttTAAATTTTGCTGTCCAGCTGGGTTCCCCTGCATTCCCTGTGGAAAGTTGTCCTAAAGTATGTTTTAGTTCCTGTTAGGGTAATTTGATGTCGGTTTTGTGtacctgctggcacagctgggtgacGAGGGGTTGCCCCCATGATGCCAATGAGGCAGAGCAGGTATGGCCGTgccctcctggagcccctgcagggtcACTCGAGGGTGCCAAGGTCCCGCAGAGCCCCGGGGGGACTGTCCCTGCAGAgacagggctcagagcaggagaTGCAGAGTGAGATGTGAGGTGCCTCAGCAGGAAGCTGAACATTTTCCTCACACAGCAGTGTCGAGCCTCCTTGCAGGGTGAGAAATGGGAGCAGGGGGTGATGCAGCTGATGCttgcacaggagctgtggctgcatccAGGTAAGCCATCCTCGAACAGCACAGCCCCCGGTGCTTGCCTTGGCTACTGCAGTTTGTGGCACAGCCTTTTCGGAGGATTCTGCCCAAGAAGCTCCTCAGCCCACAGAAGAGAAGGTTTTGGGAGTCACTGGGGGTCTGTGTGGGAAGCCAAAGACTCCTGTGGAATTCCATGTAAGGGACTCTGGCTTCTTCCCCCATCCATATGTGGTAGGGACACTCGGCACACACGGATGtgtggctctgcctctgccagcagcaggtttTTACCACAGTGCCCTGGTGTGTCAGGAATTCTTGGAAAACTGTTTTCTCTCCTATATTCAAGTTGTATTGAAAAATCTCCCAGATTATGTGCTACAGAGCTGACAGTCctaaatgaaaatgtaatattttcatTCAAACCTTCAGTTTGTTTTGCACTTCAACTACATAAATAATAGTGGACAGTCTCTTCATAAAGCTACTGAAACTTGTAGCAGCATATGGAAATTTGGTTGATGACACAGAACAAAACTCTTGGAGCCTGGGGAGATTATTCATGAATCAGCCTTTTTACtaaaaaaatgagtaaaaatttctcttttactccagagaggaaaaactgCACAATAGAGACAGCCACACTTTTCAGGATTGTTACAGGTGACTCCATGATTCAATCTGGCAAAAAACCATGCAAACAacatcaaaacaaaaactttaaaaGGTCTGGCTCAGGGTAATAGCAAATATTGATCTGATTTCCTTCAGTGGCTTTTTAAGTTTCCACTTTAGGGCTCTTGCAGTTTTCTTCTGTGGTGCAGAAGGCGGCTCCTCCCTGGTCTGTCCAGTTCAGTGCAGATGGATCTTTCCCAGTGCAGGGGCTTGGCCCCAGGTGAGATGGTGACAGCAGGCAGGTTCTTTTAGGTGTTTCCAGGTGCCAGTTGCTGGGAGATGGGAACACACAGAATTTGCCTTTGCAGGGCCAGGCATCTGTGGGAGTTAAGCTGCTGTTCTGTGcctgtcaatttttttttttaatttctcaagtGACACCATTGCCCTTTTTTATTAATGAAGTTTTGCTACAAGATGGTTATAGCTGAAATCTGGATGTTCTAAGGAATGTCCAACTGAGtttctttccaaattatttATGTGTTTATCTGCCTGATGTGCCACCTGGACAGAAAACTCCTGTTGTACTTCTGCACCAAGGTTTTCCCTTTCTTAGAAAGCTTGTGTCCCCCTCCCTGAGGCTCTAATTCCAGGAAGCAGTGGGCCATTCTGTGAGTAAGCTCAATCATGCTTTGTACCAGGATGTCAGAGGAGGGCAAACACAGATTTTGTGTGGATGAACAGCTTTTGGCTCAAGCAAGAAATTGtcttcactgctgctctcaTTGCCCCTCATCATTCCTGGATCCTGTTTAATTCTGTTGCTGCTCCACTGTTAAACATTGCTATCTGCATATTTTATCACAGCTCACTTCAGCATTCCACCCTGTTTTGCACTCtgtcactatttttttttttttttcttaaactcaTGACTTCGTcaatttgctttgctttcccctCCTGACTCTACACTAACTTCTGTATATTGTCCTCATATATTTTCACATATATATGTGCTGTAATTCCTTCGTGATCCAGGCCATTGTGCCATTCTCATTCAGATTACTCCTAAAGACTGGCTTCCTGACATCAGGAATGTTCCCTTGGTCATTTCTGGTGTTTCTGTACATTTTGGATGGTCAGTTATGCTCTATCCTGTGCAGTGTAATGTCACCCTGGCAGTCCTGTTCCTCGGGAAATCGAAAAtgcctctgctccctggcaTAAAGGAGGGCAGGTCTAGAGAAATGAGTGTTTTTCTTTGGAGAGAGATGTCAGGAGACAGTGTCACCCCTTGCCAGTtctcctgcaggctgccagtactaaagaaaactgaaaaaactgGAAATCTGAGATAATGTTCCGATTCCTTCAGTCCGTGCTGGTGTTCCTGCAGAGTTGGGATGGCCACATGATGGCAATGTCGCACCTCAGCGATGTGCGTCGTCTTCTGCTGGATGCAGCCGATGCTTCTCGAGCTCGGTCTGAGGTCTCTAGAGGTTTTCCACGAGAGCACTGGAAATTTTACATCTACCCCTGAAACTTGCCTCTTTCTCTATGGCTGGTGCTTTGCCCTGATCAAAACCCTTCAAATTTTCAATCAACAGTGTCACATCCTTACAGGATGGGAGTCAAATCCCAAACTACCCCATTGGATGGACTAATTGGAAGAGTGTTCCCATAACCAAAGTGCATTTCTGGATGTGCAGCATCAGCCTTTGGCTCCTCTGCTAGTGCTGTCCCTCTCCACGAGCCATCATTCTGATACAGGAGATAGTGTCTCATGGATCCCTAGGAACTCAAAACAAGTGTTAACAGATCCATGTTTATCTCTATCTATCATCTCTAtctctctatctctctatctctatctctatctctatctctatctctatctctatctctatctctatctctatctctatctctatctatctctatctctatctctatctctatctctatctctatctctatctctatctctatctctatctctatctctatctctatctctatctctatcatCATCTCTCCAATTATACTTAAAATGATAATTCTATCTCTGCCCCTCCCAACTATATTTGGAGGGGACCAGGATTTAATTATAACtctaagaaattatttcactttttgcTAAAATGCCTCTCTGGGGCAAAGGGCAGGAGGTACTGATTAGTGCCCCATGACAGAGTACAAATGTTCACAGGAGGAACTGGAGAGGAATGCTTTATCCAGtgaaaaccacaggaaaaaacagtccCTAATGACTCCATCTGGAAGTGAGCCACAGTCCAAGCCATATGTTCTGCACCTAGGGAAAAACACCCTAATGATCAGGgctgggattttctttttctttatccaAATATTAGATAAACTCTGGTATCTCTCTAGGCTAAAAAGCATGCAGAAATTCTGATCCATCCCAATGTGGCCATTTTGGCCCTGGTTTTACTGATGTAAATGTgtgatttggggattttgaaGATGTCTTTCAGAAGCAAAACTGTGTGCATTGATTAGACAGAAGCTGAGGCATCATTATATGGAATCAGGATGTTTTattccccaaacaaaaccacgaTCTGCTCCCACAGGCTGGTATAAGTGTTGCTGTTGTATGGGGGGGAGGCACTCTGGAGCTTCCCCTGAAACGCTGCACTCAGGACAAGGATGGTTCCTCTCTTTTGCGCCTCTGAAATGTGAGTGTTGAaattctgctgcatttcttaGTACAGTCTGATGCAAAATAATCTCTGCTGGAAGCATTTTACAGGTTTTCATTCAGTAGGAAGTTTATCTGAGTTCAAAGTCCAGAGGAGTCACATGGTGCTGTAATGAGCTGGAGACTTGACGTTCCTGTGCGGCCctaaggttttaaaaataagaaacaaaggACACGAGGGAAGAAGCAAGGTCTGTCCACAGCTGCTCATAACCATGTCCAGACAATCTGAATCTGCTGTGGTGGGTAAGCTGCCTCCACCCTGCCTGCTCTCCAGCTCACTGGACACAAGAGGATCTGGGATatctggtgctgcaggagcgctgttcctgcccctgcagcggggccctgctgctctgcactctGCCAAGGGGCCGTAAAGATTAGCCAGGCTTTAGGTCCTGGCCTGGGAATGTTTCCTGCTTGAGCTCCTGTGAAAGTCAGACCTTCAAAAAACCATTCCACCAAATTTGCCTCATGTGGCTTGTTTAGCCTCAAAGGGACTGGATTTATCACCTCACTGCCAGAGATTTTTCCAGGGCTTCATTATCTTGATTGTTTCCCTTTCTCTATGCCTAAAAAGAagtcatttttgcttttctgtcaaGAGTAGAATTGAAACCCACAGAGTGGCAAGCAGTCTGTAAGGGGAATGACAAATAAGGACATTTACATGCCATAGACAGGGTAACCAGGTTAAATTTTAGGACAGCAAGATTTGTAAGGAAATATAACAGAAATAACCCAGGATTTTGATTACTAAAAAAAAGTCCTCTTCTACTGTGTGTGGTTACACCAGAGATTATAGGTGGAGAAATTATTACATATTACTTATAAAGCGTTATCAGGATGCTTTGTTTGTCAAACAATTGGACAGATTCCCTCTTGCCCTAAGAAAGAGCCAGGGAACTTGCCAAGAGCCTGTGTTTACAGactgaaaatacagaggaagaaaatgaaagtttaGAGATGGAAGAAAAGACCTTTCCTATATTGCACATAACATATATATTTCatacacacacccacacacatatatataacatatgtatataaaatattctgcttaattttcttttcatttaaaatgaagatgATTCTTGGGACTCAAAGATACATATTTCATTCCTAGAAAATACcagttcagaaaataatttaagattTGGGGTCAAATGATTAGTGTCCACACAGGTTTGCTTCCCTGCTGATTAGTGGAGCCCAGATGGTTTCCAGAAGCACAGGACCAGGGAAAGTTTTACCAATTACTGGTTTAAGTGCTATGAGATAGACAATTACAGTCATTTTAATTTTGGTATGAACAATGAGCCTTGTGCATGTAGAATATTGCACAATGTTCAGTCCAAATCTGACCTCATTTCCACCTGTCTCCTTTTGGGCCCTTCTCTAGGAACgagggaagctgtgctggcagaaaaCCCCCTGGAGTTGTGACTCTGTTCACAGAGTAAAGCAGCGAAATGCTGATGACCAGTGCAGTAATCACACCTACCATCTCCTCcttccacagcagctgcctggtgATTCCTATCAAACTGAAAAATGATGTCTGTATgtcaaggaaaaggaaaaggctgagtTTGGTGTTCCTTGGGAACACCCAGAGTTGCTGGGGATGCTGTGGGCCTGGGCATCCTAAACAACTCACATTTCTCTATCTGGATACCCCATTTTCTTTCACTATGCAGGGATGAATGTTGGGTAAATAACATGCTTTAAGACTTGCTATTTTCTAATAGAATAAGGCTTTTTATAGTGTCAGAAAATCTGCTTTCAATTGCCATTGTTGGGCATTATTTTAGTCAATGAAAATAAAGTGTGCTTGGGAAGCTGCCTGGAAGCCATGTGATTTCAGGGTATTGCTATTTCCCTTTTATAGAGGAAGAAAAGccaactttttttgttttatgtcaTAGTTGAATGCAGTGATGTATCCAGTATGGAGGAGGGGAATTCACTCCAGCTCCTGTGACATGTGTAGGGCAGCCCTGTGTGCCCATTTTCAGGCATTTGGAGACTCCCAGCCCTCTCTGAGTTACGCAGCACCCGAGGtgggcaggtcctgcccaggAGGTGAGGGTCTGGCAGCCCCtgttctgtggctgctgcaggtaTGATCCTTATTTACATCAATATGGAATTGGGGTTTaagctgctcctggcagcttgGCCTCTGCATGGAGTCAGACTGTACAGGTGAAGGAAgatatatttcttttccaatATATATGTTGTACTTGCTGTGTGTTTGATTTAATTGATGTTTTTCTTCAGACAGTTTATTATGTTTGGCTGTTTAGGGGCTTTCATTTTGCCTTGCTGCTTATGTACCAAAACCCAGGCCAATGCTTTGCAAATATTTCTCTGCTGCACATGTTCCCCTTTCCAAGAGACTCTAAGTGATTATATCCAATTCCtacatcccttccatccctggaaatgtccaaggccaggctggatggggcttggagcagcctgggatagggGAGGATGTCCCTGCAGGGGTAGAATGAGATGATCTGTaatgtctcttccaacccaTTTCATGACTCCATGAAAGAAGCCCTGTTTGCTGGGCAACAATGTTCTATACTTCATTTGCCCCAATCTACATGACCttttgtatattaaaaaagatatTGAATCACAAAAACACTGCTCTAaagtataaaattatttttttatgttacaCTTGGCCTGTGTAGATAATAATTATCCTATTATTAATTAGGAAATGATGCAGCTTTGTGAGGTTCCTCTTAATAGAAAACAGcagccctggaaaaaaaatagacatgcagacacatatatatatatatattaaaaaaaaattaccactaCCACCCCCctttttatgaagaaaacagctggcggaaatatttatttctctatCGGCCCTACCTGCAGGAGCACCCACCCTCTTGACAGAGGAGGAATTTAGGATATGTCACATGTTCCACCAAAATTGCCtcagctcagggagctgcagtcCAGCTGGAACTGTGGTTGTAGCTTGGGGACTGCTGgcatttttctgctggaaattgGCTTAAGGGCAACAGAGTAATTGCAGGAGGTAAACAGAGTgtcagagtcacagaatggtttgggttggaagggaccttaaaggtcatggagttccagctgcctgccatgggcaggagtACTGAGGTTCAGGGTTTACTGCTCTGGCCTTTATGGCTGAAAGATAGAGGATTAAAACAAAGGTATGCTCATAATCCATCATCTGAGAGCCATAATGGCTTTTTGAGCTATCATTGCATAGGTCCTCTCTCAGCTGTAATGGCACCTTTATTTGCAGTGAAAACACGACAAACTGGAAAAATTCCCTTTTGGTCTTCATTAAACATTTTTGAAGATACCCTTCTCCCCACTCTGCTCTGTTGCTGGCCTGAATACCTACATCAAAGGAGACTGAGGAGGAAAGTAAAACAATTCCTCAAGTAATtgagcaaaaaaaggcaaaccagTGACCTAGATAAGATACTTTTCCTGCAGGACAATAAGCACAATAATGTCCTGAGAAGGGATTCCATAGTCCCTGGTGTCTCCCTCCCCTGCAGACTAATTAAGATTTGCTGTGGATTCTCTTTTTTTAGCGTATCTGTTTAATCCCTGTGTTTGATCTGGGTGGTGTATTCTGTTCTTGTATGAGCACAGAGACCAACAAAGATTAGAGAGGGCAGGTTAGCACAGGCAGAGGATTTGCTGCCATAGGGTTGCTCTGGGAGAGGGCTGTTCCTGGAACTAGTCATAACATGGATGTGATACACATATTTTCTTAAGACTTTTGATTAGACATGTAGAAACAAGTTCATTAATGCCCTCCATGTTACATGAAGGGCATtcctttaatgtatttttatgttaatCAACATTTAATGAGTTGAATATtcctttggaatattttttcccatcctTCTTGTCTAAATACTATTGGAGGAACTGCTTTCCTCATCCCTCAGCTGCAGACTGAACCAGAGGAATCTGTCATTTGTCCATGGAGGAGGCTGAGAGCTGGCAACAAGGTTCCAGGGAAGGAAATCCATGGTGGTTAAAGAAAAGGaggtgggagaggagaaaggggaCCCATCCTGTTATGGACATGAAATTGGTGTGAGTGTTGTGGTGACACAGCCTCAGGAAAAGGCCAGACCTTCAAAGGGGAGTTAAATTGCCTTGGAGGGGCAACACTGTTCCCTTCTCACCTCCTTCCCCCCTCAGTAAACCTTCAGTGGCCAGGCTGTTGTAAAGGTTAGTTAGTGTTATTTAGATCTGATTAGTGATGAGAGGCAAGTAAAAAGGTCACCCTTtcttaaaaggaagaaatgagtaaagatgaaaaagagggggaaattCAAGGCTGGAGTGTTATCCAG encodes:
- the APOBEC4 gene encoding LOW QUALITY PROTEIN: putative C->U-editing enzyme APOBEC-4 (The sequence of the model RefSeq protein was modified relative to this genomic sequence to represent the inferred CDS: inserted 2 bases in 2 codons); amino-acid sequence: MESPIFQYNLNIGEKTVFQEFLTHQGTVVKTCCWQRQSHTSVCAECPYHIWMGEEARVPYMEFHRSLWLPTQTPSDSQNLLFCGLRSFLGRILRKGCATNCSSQGKHXGAVLFEDGLPGCSHSSCASISCITPCSHFSPCKEARHCCVRKMFSFLLRXPHISLCISCSEPCLCRDSPPGALRDLGTLE